The uncultured Methanolobus sp. sequence TTAGATAATTTATGTTTTATTAACTTTTAACTGTGCTATTGATTATTAAAATCAAAAATATGTTATTTTATTGCTTATTTTCTCTTAAAAAGCATAATTTCTCTCTATTTCTTGTTTGCACGTTCTCTGTATTCTTAGAAAATCCTAACATGATATGGTTTTGGCAGAATAATTAATAGAAATCACTCAAAAAAGTCTGCCTTTCATCAATCTTCTCAAGTTTTGTAACTCCTACTCCAAGTAACCTGAACCTGCCCTTTCCCATGAACTCTTCCATAAGTATCAGGGCATTCTTTGTGATAACTTCTTTATCAGTGGTCGCAGCATTCAGGGTCTTTGCCCGGGTGTATGTCCTGAAATCCTCATAACGGACTTTGATTGTCACAGTTCTGTACCGGAACCTTTTTTTCATCATTGATGTGTGGACTTTTTCTGTCAGTTCTTTGAAAACCTGTTCAATTCTACCAGGGTCGGAGATGTCCTCATCAAACGTATCTTCAGTGCTCACGGATTTGACTTCTTCTCTTTCCTTTACTTCCCGCGTGTCAATGCCGTTTGCAAGCTGGTGCATTACAACTCCGTATTTTCCAAAACGGGATATCAGTAACTGAACATCACAGGTTGCAAGTTGTCCTACTGTTTCAATTCCCAACTCTTCAAGAATTGGCTGGGTTTTCTTGCCGATTCCCGGGATTTTCGATACATGCATGGGGAAGAGAAAATCCTGTATGTCCTCAGGTCTTACAACAGTTAAGCCATCTGGCTTGTTAAAATCGGATGCGATCTTTGCAACTACTTTGTTTGGAGCCACGCCGATGGAACATGTAAGTCCGTGAAGTCTTTGAGTCTCACTTTTTATCTTCTTTGCAAGCAAGGTTGCAGATTCATAGTCCGAAATCGACTCTCCAATGTCAAGGTACGCTTCATCAACACTCACCTGCTGGAATTTGTCCGCGAAAATACGAAGTGTCTGCATTATCTCTGCTGATACTTCCTTGTAGAGCTTCATGTTGACTCTGAGGTATACGGCATCAGGACATAGTTTGTAGGCTTTTGAAATTGCCATGCCGGAATGTATGCCGTATGCTCTTGCTTCGTAGGAACAGGTACTTGCAACTCCTCTGCCACTGCCGCCTTTTGGGTCTGACCCGACCACTACAGGGAGTCCTTTAAGTTCCGGTTTTTCTCTTACTTCAACTGAGGAGTAAAAACTGTCCATATCAATGTGCAGCGTAATCCTTTCTCTTCCAGAGTTATCCATTTAGTCTCCATGATGTTTTTATTCAAATATGGTTATATTTGTTGATTATATTGAATATATCGGTTTTTGTTTTTTGGGCCCTATAGAACTCCTTTTTGTACGAGTGACACAAACTTTGCTCTTTTTCAGTTCCACAAAAAACCAGGCAAACTAAAAACAGCGTAAGCATCCGCCGAAGGCGGCACTTTCCTCTACCTCTGTACAGAAGACAATTGCATTTATACTTAGATTTCTACAGAATACTTGCAAATAAAATATTCCTGAGTATTATGCAGATAATTTTGTTTATTCATTTGGGAAAACGCCGGCTCCGCCGGACCCTTCGGGATTTATCGAGTTATTCATACCAGATAGATCATATTGACCTGACAAAACCGATATACTTTTCTTAAATTTCTAATGGCAGGATTTCTACAAAGTCGTTTTTGCTTATGGCTAACGGAACCCTGATATAACATCACGGACCATGGAAGTCATATTAAAGTAATGTACCCGGTGCAATAATGTATATTTATCTCGCAATAGTTGCTTATGCAGTCGTTCTCTTTCTCACATTGAGAGATATCCGTATCTATAAACGGACCAGGCTTGATTCGTATCGCAAGGGAGCTATCAAGGGTATACTTGCATCTACTCTGGCTCTTCTGGGAGTTCTGTTCACAACCTTCAACCCTAATCTGGGTCTTCTCGTTGTACTTATCGGTTTGTTCTTCAATCAAAAAGGCCCCCGTGACCGTGTTTTCAATAACGCGGGTGCAATGGATCGTTTTCTGGGAAAAACTGATATATAATTAAGTATTCTGGTGCAGTTCCTGTAATCCAAAAGGTATAAATGTAAGGGTATTTATTATAACCCCGATACAATTTACTACTATAAAGTTTCATCAAAT is a genomic window containing:
- the dinB gene encoding DNA polymerase IV, whose translation is MDNSGRERITLHIDMDSFYSSVEVREKPELKGLPVVVGSDPKGGSGRGVASTCSYEARAYGIHSGMAISKAYKLCPDAVYLRVNMKLYKEVSAEIMQTLRIFADKFQQVSVDEAYLDIGESISDYESATLLAKKIKSETQRLHGLTCSIGVAPNKVVAKIASDFNKPDGLTVVRPEDIQDFLFPMHVSKIPGIGKKTQPILEELGIETVGQLATCDVQLLISRFGKYGVVMHQLANGIDTREVKEREEVKSVSTEDTFDEDISDPGRIEQVFKELTEKVHTSMMKKRFRYRTVTIKVRYEDFRTYTRAKTLNAATTDKEVITKNALILMEEFMGKGRFRLLGVGVTKLEKIDERQTFLSDFY